A DNA window from Acidobacteriota bacterium contains the following coding sequences:
- a CDS encoding NHLP leader peptide family natural product precursor — translation MLGCRNCMMWPGSPRRKARRTAMRSGDQMLEQIVEKSALDPDFRQQLLADPKAAISAELGITIPESMNIQVHESDMQTVHLALPPDPHITEEQLEAISAGLCCCW, via the coding sequence ATGCTAGGATGCCGAAACTGCATGATGTGGCCCGGGTCGCCACGTCGGAAAGCAAGGAGGACTGCCATGAGAAGTGGTGATCAGATGCTGGAGCAAATCGTTGAGAAGTCGGCCCTGGACCCCGACTTCAGGCAACAGCTCCTCGCAGATCCAAAGGCTGCCATCAGCGCGGAATTGGGCATCACAATTCCCGAGTCGATGAACATCCAGGTCCATGAGAGTGATATGCAGACGGTGCATCTCGCGTTGCCACCGGATCCGCACATCACCGAGGAGCAACTCGAAGCTATCTCCGCCGGCCTTTGCTGCTGCTGGTAG